A region from the Vespula pensylvanica isolate Volc-1 chromosome 9, ASM1446617v1, whole genome shotgun sequence genome encodes:
- the LOC122631869 gene encoding uncharacterized protein LOC122631869 isoform X2 yields the protein MTDHWEEVGWDKEALTHANVSLTWLDDQVAMLETPTAHRNHHRGRRGSFLVPMHGGIWTMCVSLSDDEIQLLGQVGFPQERCINYLTPDEAHEEIRAAWQNRMQNLSISCSLVCLIILGTAVLIGFFGLCRHQISAVLVTGVMYLLAATFALFTLTIIHFKRAQDRGIRIINGPEDGVIGGPVSRAILKARRFTTSWSMDFGWGGVTLCALASVAWILLSKIMRFSPIAAMIA from the exons ATGACCGATCATTGGGAAGAGGTTGGCTGGGATAAAGAAGCTCTCACTCATGCTAACGTTAGCCTCACATGGTTGGACGATCAAGTGGCAATGTTAGAGACACCGACTGCTCACAGAAATCATCATCGAGGTAGACGTGGCTCTTTCTTGGTGCCCATGCACGGTGGAATCTGGACGATGTGCGTCTCGTTATCGG acGACGAAATACAACTACTGGGTCAGGTGGGCTTTCCGCAAGAGAGATGCATTAACTACTTGACACCCGACGAGGCACATGAAGAAATCCGTGCTGCGTGGCAGAATC GGATGCAGAATTTAAGTATTTCTTGCTCCCTCGTTTGTTTGATAATCCTTGGCACCGCCGTGCTAATAGGATTTTTTGGCTTGTGCAGACATCAAATATCGGCCGTTCTTGTTACAGGAGTGATGTATTTATTGGCAG CGACATTTGCGCTCTTCACGTTAACCATCATCCACTTCAAGAGAGCTCAAGATCGAGGTATTCGTATAATTAATGGTCCGGAAGATGGCGTGATAGGCGGACCGGTGTCACGTGCCATTTTGAAAGCACGTCGTTTTACGACCTCTTGGAGCATGGATTTCGGATGGGGTGGTGTAACCCTGTGCGCTCTCGCATCGGTAGCTTGGATTTTGCTTAGCAAGATAATGCGTTTCAGTCCAATCGCAGCCATGATCGCGTAG
- the LOC122631869 gene encoding uncharacterized protein LOC122631869 isoform X1: MEPTRVPRGPGPRLVFLFATLVLTFAATGLLCGAIMTDHWEEVGWDKEALTHANVSLTWLDDQVAMLETPTAHRNHHRGRRGSFLVPMHGGIWTMCVSLSDDEIQLLGQVGFPQERCINYLTPDEAHEEIRAAWQNRMQNLSISCSLVCLIILGTAVLIGFFGLCRHQISAVLVTGVMYLLAATFALFTLTIIHFKRAQDRGIRIINGPEDGVIGGPVSRAILKARRFTTSWSMDFGWGGVTLCALASVAWILLSKIMRFSPIAAMIA; encoded by the exons ATGGAGCCTACTCGTGTACCCAGGGGCCCTGGTCCGcgtctcgtttttctctttgccaCGCTCGTTCTTACCTTTGCAG CAACCGGCTTGTTGTGTGGAGCAATAATGACCGATCATTGGGAAGAGGTTGGCTGGGATAAAGAAGCTCTCACTCATGCTAACGTTAGCCTCACATGGTTGGACGATCAAGTGGCAATGTTAGAGACACCGACTGCTCACAGAAATCATCATCGAGGTAGACGTGGCTCTTTCTTGGTGCCCATGCACGGTGGAATCTGGACGATGTGCGTCTCGTTATCGG acGACGAAATACAACTACTGGGTCAGGTGGGCTTTCCGCAAGAGAGATGCATTAACTACTTGACACCCGACGAGGCACATGAAGAAATCCGTGCTGCGTGGCAGAATC GGATGCAGAATTTAAGTATTTCTTGCTCCCTCGTTTGTTTGATAATCCTTGGCACCGCCGTGCTAATAGGATTTTTTGGCTTGTGCAGACATCAAATATCGGCCGTTCTTGTTACAGGAGTGATGTATTTATTGGCAG CGACATTTGCGCTCTTCACGTTAACCATCATCCACTTCAAGAGAGCTCAAGATCGAGGTATTCGTATAATTAATGGTCCGGAAGATGGCGTGATAGGCGGACCGGTGTCACGTGCCATTTTGAAAGCACGTCGTTTTACGACCTCTTGGAGCATGGATTTCGGATGGGGTGGTGTAACCCTGTGCGCTCTCGCATCGGTAGCTTGGATTTTGCTTAGCAAGATAATGCGTTTCAGTCCAATCGCAGCCATGATCGCGTAG